Proteins found in one Salvelinus alpinus chromosome 11, SLU_Salpinus.1, whole genome shotgun sequence genomic segment:
- the cfap184 gene encoding cilia- and flagella-associated protein 184: MDGNAEQKENDPGSNPSTENTELKNDEQLQHTPAEEPSEEGKSTNADYSKNKADTAADEAEEVVAVEQSGQESEKASPDTAGEQATEDISAETEGGNPAASEPVEGAGDESPTGANLPTSETFEEGEGPEMKPLIGEPLSREGSLTLEDVFNNNDDEDGPPKLDPGTPERESSVQVEEKGPSLTKETGPSIDYKEYMNFLYELQAEKDKLSQVNGQLQIKLVEYFRKKTGDDARPEKEKAVSDQEQRYQKYMAIMEDLKWQHRLDSEAAQQQAEELRQQSQEKLGLLETEWSAYMALKRDVAVTALSRRLGKQAAAVEVEQIQAAEQRRQKELVTVRLENIKLKNKTRRFEATLRAKEMLAEGLHLIDFEQLKIENQTYNEKIEERNEELLKLRKKITSTVQVLTHVKEKLQFVQMENQAKRAQLAEVEVVVARKRDVLTRTKQARDGLRMDNLKLRQRCGLLGNETLLRDFEEKVDASDDLEERLEGLKRRHAELILKCAGVKKKLEHTKP, encoded by the coding sequence ATGGATGGGAATGCAGAGCAGAAAGAGAATGACCCTGGGTCCAATCCCAGCACTGAAAACACAGAGCTGAAGAACGATGAGCAACTCCAGCATACACCAGCTGAAGAGCCCTCAGAAGAGGGCAAATCCACTAATGCTGATTACAGTAAGAATAAAGCTGACACGGCTGCAGATGAGGCTGAGGAGGTGGTAGCAGTGGAGCAGAGTGGGCAAGAGTCTGAAAAAGCTTCACCAGATACTGCAGGGGAACAGGCAACAGAGGATATCTCAgctgagacagagggagggaacccaGCCGCTTCTGAACCAGTAGAGGGCGCTGGAGATGAGTCACCCACAGGAGCCAACCTACCAACAAGTGAGACATTCGAAGAGGGAGAGGGCCCGGAGATGAAGCCTCTAATAGGGGAGCCTCTCTCCCGCGAGGGGAGCCTCACACTCGAAGATGTCTTCAACAACAACGATGATGAAGACGGACCGCCAAAACTAGACCCAGGGACTCCCGAAAGGGAGAGTTCCGTGCAGGTTGAGGAAAAGGGTCCCTCTCTAACCAAAGAGACGGGCCCCAGCATCGACTACAAAGAATACATGAACTTCCTTTATGAGTTGCAGGCGGAGAAGGACAAACTGAGCCAGGTCAATGGTCAGCTCCAGATCAAGCTGGTGGAGTACTTCCGCAAGAAGACAGGTGATGACGCACGTCCTGAGAAGGAGAAAGCCGTGTCGGACCAGGAGCAGCGCTACCAGAAGTACATGGCCATCATGGAGGACCTGAAGTGGCAGCACCGGCTGGACTCGGAGGCAGCCCAGCAGCAGGCAGAGGAGCTGAGGCAGCAGAGCCAGGAGAAGCTGGGCCTACTGGAGACCGAGTGGAGCGCTTACATGGCACTGAAGCGCGACGTGGCCGTGACGGCCCTGAGCCGGCGCCTTGGGAAACAGGCGGCGGCGGTCGAGGTAGAGCAGATCCAGGCGGCCGAGCAGCGGCGCCAGAAAGAGCTGGTCACCGTGCGCCTGGAGAATATCAAGCTAAAGAACAAGACGCGCAGGTTTGAGGCCACACTGCGTGCCAAGGAGATGCTCGCTGAGGGCCTGCACCTCATCGACTTCGAGCAGCTGAAGATAGAGAACCAGACGTATAATGAGAAGATTGAGGAGCGCAACGAGGAGCTCCTTAAACTGCGCAAGAAGATCACCAGCACAGTCCAGGTACTAACCCATGTGAAGGAGAAGCTCCAGTTCGTGCAGATGGAGAACCAGGCCAAGCGGGCCCAGTTGgctgaggtggaggtggtggtggccaGGAAGAGGGATGTGCTGACCAGGACCAAGCAGGCCAGGGATGGCCTCCGCATGGACAACCTGAAGCTGCGCCAGCGCTGCGGCCTGCTGGGCAACGAGACCCTGCTGAGGGACTTTGAGGAGAAGGTGGACGCCTCAGACGACCTGGAGGAGAGGCTGGAGGGGCTGAAGAGGAGGCACGCAGAGCTCATACTGAAGTGTGCCGGGGTCAAGAAGAAACTGGAGCAcaccaaaccctaa
- the LOC139534661 gene encoding transcriptional adapter 2-beta-like: protein MADLGKKYCVNCLADVTNLRLRCTDCPDIELCPECFSAGAEIGNHRRWHGYQQVDGGRFTLWGPEAEGGWTSREEQSLLDAIEQYGFGNWEDMATHVGASRTPQDVMDHYVGMYIHGNLGKACVPDSIPNRVTDHTCPSGGPLSPSLTTPLPPLDVTLGEQQQLGYMPLRDDYEMEYDQEAEKLISGLSVNYDDEDVEIEMKRAHVDMYVRKLRERQRRKNVARDYNLVPVFLGRDKKEKQSTLGVVGGGVVVGAVGSLPTPTTPAVTPGAPAVPTVPKRKIPKEEKEQRVKLRGMCQFMAQREFEDLFHNMHKERVLRAKVRELQRYRRNGIARLDEAAEYEAARHKREKRKENKSVATSKSGRGGGLGTGGGLGGGTGGGGVGGGVIKEEGKDGEFPAIENLAGFELLSDREKVLCNSLNLSPTRYLTVKTIIIKDHLQKSQGIPSKSRLPSYLDKVLKKRILSFLTESGWISRDAS from the exons ATGGCCGACCTAGGAAAGAAGTACTGCGTAAACTGCCTTGCAGACGTTACGAATCTGCGGCTTCGCTGTACTGACTGCCCAGATATCGAACTTTGTCCGGAGTGCTTCTCCGCGGGTGCAGAAATCGGTAATCACCGGCGATGGCACGGTTATCAGCAAGTCGACGGCGGGCGCTTCACCCTCTGGGGTCCCGAAGCGGAGGGAGGATGGACTAGCAGGGAAGAGCAGTCGCTCCTCGACGCGATCGAGCAATATGGCTTTGGAAACTGG GAGGACATGGCCACTCATGTAGGGGCGTCTCGGACCCCCCAGGATGTCATGGACCACTACGTCGGCATGTACATCCATGGCAACCTGGGAAAGGCCTGCGTCCCCGACAGCATCCCCAACCGGGTGACGGATCACACCTGCCCCAGCGGCGGCCCCCTGTCCCCCAGCCTCACCACGCCCCTGCCTCCCCTGGACGTGACCCTGGGCGAGCAGCAACAGCTGGGCTACATGCCGCTCCGCGACGACTATGAGATGGAGTACGACCAGGAGGCGGAGAAGCTCATCAGCGGTCTGTCGGTCAACTACGACGATGAAGACGTGGAGATCGAGATGAAGCGCGCGCATGTGGACATGTACGTGCGCAAGCTCCGCGAGCGCCAGCGCCGCAAAAATGTGGCCCGCGACTACAACCTGGTGCCTGTCTTCCTAGGCCGCGACAAGAAGGAGAAGCAAAGCACGCTGGGAGTTGTAGGTGGGGGTGTCGTCGTCGGAGCGGTGGGGAGCCTTCCGACGCCAACCACTCCCGCGGTGACACCGGGAGCTCCAGCCGTCCCGACAGTGCCGAAGCGTAAGATCCCcaaggaggagaaggagcagcGGGTCAAGTTACGGGGGATGTGCCAGTTCATGGCTCAGCGGGAGTTTGAGGACTTGTTCCACAACATGCACAAAGAGCGCGTTCTGCGCGCCAAAGTACGGGAGCTGCAGCGCTACCGCCGCAACGGCATCGCGCGACTGGACGAGGCGGCTGAGTACGAGGCGGCGCGGCACAAACGGGAGAAACGCAAGGAGAACAAGAGCGTAGCTACCTCGAAATCGGGCCGGGGCGGAGGGCTCGGCACAGGAGGAGGGCTTGGCGGAGGGACAGGAGGTGGCGGAGTGGGTGGCGGTGTCATCAAAGAGGAGGGCAAGGATGGCGAGTTCCCAGCCATAGAGAACCTGGCGGGCTTCGAGCTGCTGTCAGACCGGGAGAAGGTGCTGTGCAACTCACTTAACCTCAGCCCCACGCGCTACCTGACTGTCAAGACAATCATCATCAAGGACCATCTGCAGAAGAGCCAGGGCATTCCCTCCAAGAGCCGGCTGCCCAGCTACCTAGACAAGGTGCTCAAGAAACGCATCCTCAGCTTCCTCACAGAGAGCGGCTGGATATCCCGGGACGCATCCTAA
- the LOC139534662 gene encoding grpE protein homolog 1, mitochondrial-like translates to MASWCVRAVKQSYSVVASPSIIRASPRLLCTAAQQKSVQGSEEDQNAEQSAAEKVLAEEKGQLEEQLKEVTDKYKRALADTENLRTRSQKMVEDSKLYGIQGFCKDLLEVADILEKATESVPSEEVSSQKNPHLKNLYDGLVMTDKQIQKVFTKHGLVKLNPDGGQKFDPYEHEALFHAPVEGKEPGTVAIVTKVGYKLHGRTLRPALVGVAKAP, encoded by the exons ATGGCGAGCTGGTGTGTACGAGCTGTAAAACAGAGTTACTCTGTTGTAGCATCTCCTTCAATAATAAG GGCATCCCCACGGCTCCTATGCACAGCAGCCCAGCAGAAAAGCGTCCAGGGGTCGGAGGAGGACCAGAATGCTGAGCAGAGCGCAGCAGAGAAGGTCCTTGCTGAGGAGAAGGGCCAGCTGGAGGAGCAGCTCAAAGAGGTCACG GACAAGTACAAGCGGGCCCTGGCAGACACGGAGAACCTGAGGACGAGGAGTCAAAAGATGGTGGAAGACTCAAAGTTGTATG GAATCCAAGGGTTCTGCAAAGACCTGCTGGAGGTGGCGGACATCTTGGAGAAGGCGACGGAAAGCGTGCCCAGTGAGGAGGTGTCCTCTCAGAAGAACCCCCACCTGAAGAACCTGTACGACGGCCTGGTGATGACAGATAAACAGATCCAGAAGGTGTTCACCAAGCACGGCCTGGTCAAGCTCAACCCAGACGGAGGGCAGAAGTTCGACCCCTATGAGCACGAGGCTCTATTTCACGCCCCTGTGGAGGGTAAAGAGCCCGGCACGGTCGCCATAGTAACCAAGGTGGGCTACAAACTCCACGGGCGCACCCTCCGGCCGGCATTGGTGGGCGTGGCCAAAGCCCCTTGA